In Henckelia pumila isolate YLH828 unplaced genomic scaffold, ASM3356847v2 CTG_19:::fragment_3, whole genome shotgun sequence, the following proteins share a genomic window:
- the LOC140870715 gene encoding beta-hexosaminidase 1, translated as MNLHSSSPNSYGYLLPLLVLLLFSPSLARSSANRKLKQQLDDGEADSLTYIWPLPWNYTFGNQTLIVDPNLSLVTSGNGAGSSIVSQAFDRYKGIIFKHSSRFPRTGVDYDLTKVIVIVHSEDEELQLGVDESYSLMVAGRDELSIIGEITIEANTVYGAIRGLETLSQLCDFDYETKNIELYKAPWYIQDKPRFTYRGLLLDTSRHYLPVEIIKQAIDSMSYAKLNVLHWHVIDEESFPLEVPSYSNLWKGAYTKWERYTMDDAYDIVNYAKLRGINVMAEVDVPGHAESWGIGYPDLWPSPSCREPLDVSKNFTFDLISGILADIRKIFPFELFHLGGDEVHTDCWNSTPHVKQWLQDHNFTGKDAYKYFVLRAQEIAISFNWTPVNWEETFNSFAVNLNPKTVVHNWLGSGVCPKAVAKGFKCIYSNQGFWYLDHLDVPWDSVYYADPIEGITDASEKKLVLGGEVCMWAETADPSNVLQTIWPRAAAAAERLWSAEATLSSTNSTVLPRLENFRCRLTRRGVEAAPVRNWYARSPPSGPGSCYEQ; from the exons ATGAATCTTCACTCTTCAAGCCCCAACAGCTATGGCTATCTTCTTCCTCTACTGGTTTTGCTACTGTTTTCGCCATCCCTGGCTCGCAGTTCAGCTAATCGGAAGCTCAAGCAGCAGCTCGATGATGGGGAGGCCGACTCTCTCACCTATATCTGGCCGCTGCCTTGGAATTACACTTTCGGCAATCAAACTCTCATCGTAGACCCCAATCTCTCGCTTGTTACCAGTGGGAATGGTGCCGGTTCTTCCATCGTATCGCAAGCCTTCGACAGATATAAAGGCATCATCTTCAAGCACAGTTCTAGGTTTCCGAGGACGGGGGTTGATTATGATCTCACGAAAGTCATTGTCATCGTTCATTCGGAGGATGAAGAG CTTCAACTCGGAGTAGACGAAAGCTACTCATTGATGGTGGCGGGAAGAGATGAGCTGTCGATAATTGGAGAAATCACAATCGAG GCAAATACCGTCTATGGGGCTATACGTGGCCTAGAG ACATTGAGCCAGCTATGTGATtttgattatgaaacaaaaaaCATAGAACTATATAAGGCGCCGTGGTACATTCAGGATAAGCCGAGATTCACATACCGTGGGCTTTTGCTAG ATACTTCGAGGCACTATTTGCCGGTTGAAATAATCAAGCAAGCTATAGACTCTATGTCATATGCTAAACTT AATGTCCTACACTGGCACGTCATAGACGAAGAGTCATTTCCTCTTGAAGTGCCAAGCTATTCAAATTTGTGGAAAGGCGCATATACTAAGTGGGAGCGATACACCATGGATGATGCTTACGACATTGTTAA TTACGCAAAATTGAGAG GCATAAATGTTATGGCAGAAGTTGATGTTCCTGGGCATGCAGAATCATG gGGGATAGGATATCCTGATCTTTGGCCTTCTCCCTCCTGCAGAGAGCCTTTGGATGTCTCAAAGAACTTTACATTTGATTTGATCTCTGGCATCCTGGCAG ACATCAGGAAAATCTTTCCTTTTGAACTTTTTCATTTAGGTGGTGATGAGGTCCATACAG ATTGTTGGAACTCGACTCCACATGTGAAGCAGTG GCTTCAAGACCATAATTTTACTGGTAAAGATGCATACAAGTATTTTGTTCTCAGGGCTCAGGAGATTGCAATATCATTCAATTGGACACCAGTTAACTG GGAAGAAACCTTCAATTCCTTTGCTGTGAATCTCAACCCCAAAACTGTGGTGCATAACTG GTTGGGGTCTGGAGTTTGTCCAAAGGCTGTTGCAAAAGGTTTTAAATGCATTTATAGCAATCAAGGTTTTTGGTATCTTGATCACTTGGATGTTCCTTGGGATTCTGTCTACTATGCTGATCCTATAGAAGGGATAACCGATGCTTCAGAGAAAAAGCTTGTGCTTGGGGGAGAGGTTTGCATGTGGGCTGAAACAGCTGATCCCTCAAATGTTCTACAAACAATATGGCCTCGTGCAGCGGCTGCAGCAG AGCGCTTATGGAGTGCCGAGGCGACGTTATCTTCTACAAACTCCACTGTACTGCCAAGGTTGGAGAATTTTCGATGCCGGTTAACCAGGCGTGGGGTTGAAGCAGCCCCGGTTAGAAATTGGTATGCTCGAAGTCCTCCGAGTGGTCCAGGATCATGCTATGAGCAATGA